Proteins encoded by one window of Primulina huaijiensis isolate GDHJ02 chromosome 1, ASM1229523v2, whole genome shotgun sequence:
- the LOC140988504 gene encoding CSC1-like protein At4g35870, with protein sequence MDPPLFSPTTLSPPPSSGDGDGDGDGAFDNAWYGNIQYLLNISAVGAITCLLIFVFVKLRVDHRRLPGSTAIASKLLAVWHATSVEISHHCGADAAQFLLIEGGSSGILLFLAALAVMVMLPVNIYLGRAPISDEFSKTTINHIVKGSSLLWVHFIFVVFIVFLVHYGINVIESRLRITRFRDGNGNPSDPSSHSSAIFTIMVHGVPKTLGFNDTPLLEYFQHRYPGKIYKVVVPMDLCALDDLATELTRMREKISKLVATIEAKGLTNENEYVDDQREKRGLLKRFQLLWRRAKDLWYKVVDELGFSDEDSLRKFQELRAQLEMEMAVYKEGRARGAGVAFVVFKDVYTANKAVQDFRTEKRRRVGRFFSLTELQLQRNQWKVERAPLASDIYWNHLGSSKFSLKLRRVIVNTCLLLMLLFFSSPLAVISAIKSAARIINAEAIDNAQLWLTWLQSSSWVIAILFQFLPNVIIFVSMYLVIPSALSYLSRFERHLTVSSQQRAALLKMVCFFLVNLILLRALVESSLESAILKMSRCYLDGEDCKRIERYLSSSFLSRSCLSCLAFLITSTFLGISFDLLSPIPWIKNNLRKFRKNDMLQLVPERIEDYPLQQDIDNLQRPLLGERISEVMVGENTFSNGSSPTTTHFSGHDLSEYPPVRSQTSPVPKQAFDFAQYYAFNLTIFALTLIYSLFSPLVVPVGAVYFGYRYVVDKYNFLFVYRVRGFPAGNDGRLMDTVLCIMRFCVDLFLLSMLLFFSVHGDSTKLQAIFTLGLLVMYKLLPYDHDVFQPAVLQGIQSVDNVIHGSLDYEVFSRPTFEWDTCNV encoded by the coding sequence ATGGATCCCCCTCTATTTTCCCCCACAACCCTCTCCCCGCCGCCTTCTTCCGGCGACGGCGACGGTGACGGTGACGGAGCTTTCGACAACGCTTGGTACGGGAACATCCAATACTTACTCAATATCTCGGCTGTTGGCGCCATCACCTGCCTATTGATCTTTGTCTTCGTCAAGCTGCGCGTCGATCACCGCCGCCTGCCGGGATCCACGGCCATAGCCTCCAAGCTTCTTGCTGTGTGGCATGCCACCAGCGTCGAGATTTCGCATCACTGTGGTGCTGATGCCGCCCAGTTTCTCCTGATTGAGGGGGGCAGCTCCGGTATTCTCCTCTTTCTCGCCGCCCTTGCTGTCATGGTTATGCTACCCGTGAATATTTATTTGGGTAGAGCTCCTATTTCTGATGAATTCTCGAAGACTACGATAAATCATATTGTTAAAGGTTCTAGTTTGCTTTGGGTGCATTTCATTTTTGTCGTTTTCATTGTTTTTTTGGTGCATTATGGTATAAATGTGATTGAAAGTAGATTGAGGATAACAAGGTTTAGAGATGGGAATGGAAATCCAAGTGATCCTAGCTCACATTCAAGTGCAATTTTTACAATCATGGTTCATGGGGTTCCAAAAACTTTAGGCTTTAATGACACTCCATTACTGGAGTATTTTCAGCATAGGTATCCTGGGAAGATTTATAAAGTAGTTGTACCTATGGATTTGTGTGCTTTGGATGATTTAGCTACAGAGTTGACGAGGATGCGGGAGAAAATATCCAAGTTGGTGGCAACAATTGAGGCCAAGGGCTTGACAAATGAgaatgaatatgttgatgatcaAAGGGAGAAAAGGGGTTTGCTGAAGAGGTTTCAGTTGCTTTGGAGGAGAGCAAAGGATTTGTGGTACAAGGTGGTTGATGAACTGGGTTTTTCAGATGAGGATAGCTTAAGGAAATTTCAAGAGTTGAGAGCTCAATTGGAGATGGAAATGGCAGTATATAAAGAGGGACGAGCAAGGGGTGCTGGAGTTGCATTTGTGGTATTTAAAGATGTTTACACTGCTAATAAGGCGGTGCAGGATTTCCGGACCGAGAAGAGGAGGCGGGTTGGGAGGTTCTTCTCATTGACAGAGTTGCAACTCCAAAGGAACCAATGGAAAGTGGAGAGAGCTCCATTGGCAAGTGACATATACTGGAACCATTTGGGATcctcaaaattttctttaaaactaCGGAGAGTGATTGTAAACACTTGCCTGCTGTTGATGCTTTTGTTTTTCAGTTCTCCACTCGCCGTAATTAGTGCCATAAAGAGTGCAGCCAGGATTATTAACGCAGAAGCAATAGATAATGCTCAGCTGTGGTTGACATGGTTGCAGAGCTCGAGCTGGGTTATAGCCATACTTTTTCAGTTTCTGCCCaatgttattatttttgtgAGTATGTATCTGGTGATTCCATCTGCTCTTTCATACCTTTCGAGGTTTGAACGCCATCTTACTGTGTCTAGCCAGCAAAGGGCTGCATTGTTAAAGATGGTGTGCTTTTTTCTGGTGAACCTCATTCTCTTGAGGGCTTTGGTTGAGTCATCTTTAGAAAGTGCTATTTTAAAAATGAGCAGGTGTTATTTGGATGGAGAAGATTGCAAACGGATCGAACGATATCTGAGTTCTTCTTTCTTGTCGAGATCATGCCTCTCCTGTCTTGCGTTTCTCATTACAAGCACTTTCTTGGGTATATCTTTTGACCTACTGTCTCCAATACCGtggattaaaaataatcttAGGAAGTTTCGAAAGAATGACATGCTTCAGCTGGTACCCGAGCGAATTGAAGATTATCCTCTGCAACAAGACATAGATAACTTGCAGAGACCCCTTCTAGGTGAACGAATATCTGAGGTCATGGTCGGCGAAAACACATTCTCTAACGGTTCCTCTCCAACAACAACACATTTTTCCGGGCATGATCTGTCCGAGTACCCTCCAGTCAGGAGCCAGACATCTCCAGTTCCCAAACAAGCATTTGATTTCGCACAATACTACGCCTTTAATCTCACAATCTTCGCCCTGACCCTCATTTATTCGTTATTCTCCCCCCTAGTGGTTCCAGTTGGTGCAGTTTATTTTGGATATAGATACGTTGTCGATAAATACAACTTCCTATTTGTATACAGAGTTCGAGGCTTTCCTGCTGGAAACGATGGAAGGTTGATGGATACTGTACTCTGTATCATGAGGTTTTGTGTCGACTTGTTCCTTCTATCAATGTTATTGTTCTTTTCAGTTCATGGAGACTCCACAAAGCTTCAGGCCATATTCACCCTCGGATTATTAGTAATGTACAAGCTTTTGCCTTATGATCACGATGTGTTTCAGCCTGCTGTATTGCAAGGCATACAGAGTGTTGACAATGTAATACATGGATCCCTAGATTATGAGGTGTTTTCGCGGCCCACATTTGAATGGGATACTTGTAATGTATGA
- the LOC140988512 gene encoding calmodulin-7-like has protein sequence MADQLTDDQISEFKEAFSLFDKDGDGCITTKELGTVMRSLGQNPTEAELQDMINEVDADGNGTIDFPEFLNLMARKMKDTDSEEELKEAFRVFDKDQNGFISAAELRHVMTNLGEKLTDEEVDEMIREADVDGDGQINYEEFVKIMMAK, from the exons ATGGCGGATCAGCTTACGGACGATCAGATCTCGGAGTTCAAGGAAGCTTTTTCTCTATTTGACAAGGATGGCGACG GTTGCATTACCACCAAGGAGCTTGGGACAGTAATGCGCTCTTTGGGACAGAACCCCACAGAGGCTGAACTTCAGGATATGATCAATGAGGTTGATGCTGATGGAAACGGAACTATCGATTTCCCAGAGTTCCTAAACCTGATGGCCCGGAAGATGAAGGACACTGATTCTGAAGAAGAGCTCAAGGAAGCTTTTCGGGTTTTTGATAAGGATCAGAATGGATTCATTTCTGCAGCTGAACTTCGTCATGTGATGACAAATCTTGGGGAGAAGCTCACTGACGAGGAAGTTGATGAGATGATCCGTGAGGCTGATGTTGATGGTGATGGACAGATAAACTACGAGGAGTTTGTCAAAATTATGATGGCCAAATGA
- the LOC140988469 gene encoding uncharacterized protein isoform X3, whose translation MKFGPFPKNFQKKRSARKRRVEFCSQESLFPGGYNNMVKYYVRVMSSQCVSGELESLAGPEERELLGRHLPNLLSPRGPRSKGKVARKGGVPFSHNTSIFNNFICYGNCGIGEVSAGRISNELKRTHASLKSRKRKNKKKDESGDSEEIIPSRIRCRGQARRALDSSNTGSTERTKLDSATFLHYFMHIWNDFSEEKLKSVAFFDPLWFNLYADERNRSMVLDWIKGIGIFLKKYVLVPIVLWSHWSLLIFCNLGECLDSENGTPCLLLLDSLHAIGPKRLEPLIRRLLSDIYKIEGRTETREQLKKMPLLIPKVPQQKKGDECGYVVLCYVSLFVECAPEKFSTSNGYPYFMNKDWFTVEGLESFYKRLDSVPPVSNDHDDTASMDSGACVETISADKSRGNAVICLD comes from the exons ATGAAGTTTGGCCCTTTCCCGAAAAACTTCCAGAAGAAAAGGTCGGCAAGAAAGAGGCGTGTTGAGTTTTGTAGCCAAGAGTCCTTGTTTCCAG gtGGATACAACAACATGGTGAAGTATTATGTGCGAGTTATGTCAAGTCAATGTGTCTCTGGGGAGCTAGAAAGCCTCGCAGGACCTGAAGAAAGAGAGCTCCTCGGTAGACATTTACCGAATTTGTTATCCCCTCGAGGTCCAAGATCAAAAGGAAAAGTTGCAAGGAAGGGAGGAGTGCCATTTAGTCACAACACCAGtatattcaataattttatatGTT aCGGAAATTGTGGAATTGGAGAGGTTTCTGCCGGAAGAATATCCAATGAACTAAAGAGGACTCATGCATCTTTAAAGAGTCGGAAgaggaaaaataagaaaaaagatGAGTCGGGTGATTCTGAAGAAATTATTCCCAGTCGTATTCGTTGTCGTGGGCAAGCGAGGAGGGCTCTGGACAGCTCTAATACAGGATCCACTGAACGGACAAAGTTGGACTCTGCTACATTCCTTCACTACTTCAT GCATATATGGAATGATTTTTCTGAAGAAAAGTTGAAGTCTGTTGCATTTTTCGACCCTTTATGGTTTAATTTGTATGCTGATGAAAGAAATAGATCGATGGTTCTGGATTGGATCAAGGGAATCGGCATATTCTTGAAGAAATATGTTTTGGTTCCAATCGTACTCTG GTCTCATTGGAGTCTCTTGATCTTCTGCAACTTGGGCGAATGTCTAGATTCAGAAAATGGCACTCCTTGCTTGCTATTGCTGGATTCATTGCATGCAATAGGTCCTAAGCGACTTGAGCCTCTAATAAGAAG GCTCCTCTCCGACATATACAAAATAGAGGGAAGAACAGAAACTAGAGAACAACTTAAAAAAATGCCTCTCTTGATTCCTAAG GTACCACAGCAGAAGAAGGGCGATGAATGTGGATACGTTGTTCTCTGCTACGTAAGCTTGTTCGTAGAGTGTGCTCCTGAAAAATTCAGCACATCCAATGGCTACCCATATTTC ATGAATAAAGATTGGTTTACCGTTGAAGGACTCGAGTCTTTTTACAAAAGGCTCGATTCTGTTCCTCCCGTCTCAAATGATCACGACGATACTGCTTCAATGGATTCTGGTGCATGCGTTGAAACTATTTCTGCAGACAAGAGTCGTGGTAATGCGGTTATTTGTCTAGACTAG
- the LOC140988469 gene encoding uncharacterized protein isoform X1 → MKFGPFPKNFQKKRSARKRRVEFCSQESLFPGAGENSKGFTATRSRDQSNGGYNNMVKYYVRVMSSQCVSGELESLAGPEERELLGRHLPNLLSPRGPRSKGKVARKGGVPFSHNTSIFNNFICYGNCGIGEVSAGRISNELKRTHASLKSRKRKNKKKDESGDSEEIIPSRIRCRGQARRALDSSNTGSTERTKLDSATFLHYFMHIWNDFSEEKLKSVAFFDPLWFNLYADERNRSMVLDWIKGIGIFLKKYVLVPIVLWSHWSLLIFCNLGECLDSENGTPCLLLLDSLHAIGPKRLEPLIRRLLSDIYKIEGRTETREQLKKMPLLIPKVPQQKKGDECGYVVLCYVSLFVECAPEKFSTSNGYPYFMNKDWFTVEGLESFYKRLDSVPPVSNDHDDTASMDSGACVETISADKSRGNAVICLD, encoded by the exons ATGAAGTTTGGCCCTTTCCCGAAAAACTTCCAGAAGAAAAGGTCGGCAAGAAAGAGGCGTGTTGAGTTTTGTAGCCAAGAGTCCTTGTTTCCAG GCGCGGGAGAAAATTCTAAGGGTTTTACGGCGACCAGGAGCCGAGATCAAAGCAATG gtGGATACAACAACATGGTGAAGTATTATGTGCGAGTTATGTCAAGTCAATGTGTCTCTGGGGAGCTAGAAAGCCTCGCAGGACCTGAAGAAAGAGAGCTCCTCGGTAGACATTTACCGAATTTGTTATCCCCTCGAGGTCCAAGATCAAAAGGAAAAGTTGCAAGGAAGGGAGGAGTGCCATTTAGTCACAACACCAGtatattcaataattttatatGTT aCGGAAATTGTGGAATTGGAGAGGTTTCTGCCGGAAGAATATCCAATGAACTAAAGAGGACTCATGCATCTTTAAAGAGTCGGAAgaggaaaaataagaaaaaagatGAGTCGGGTGATTCTGAAGAAATTATTCCCAGTCGTATTCGTTGTCGTGGGCAAGCGAGGAGGGCTCTGGACAGCTCTAATACAGGATCCACTGAACGGACAAAGTTGGACTCTGCTACATTCCTTCACTACTTCAT GCATATATGGAATGATTTTTCTGAAGAAAAGTTGAAGTCTGTTGCATTTTTCGACCCTTTATGGTTTAATTTGTATGCTGATGAAAGAAATAGATCGATGGTTCTGGATTGGATCAAGGGAATCGGCATATTCTTGAAGAAATATGTTTTGGTTCCAATCGTACTCTG GTCTCATTGGAGTCTCTTGATCTTCTGCAACTTGGGCGAATGTCTAGATTCAGAAAATGGCACTCCTTGCTTGCTATTGCTGGATTCATTGCATGCAATAGGTCCTAAGCGACTTGAGCCTCTAATAAGAAG GCTCCTCTCCGACATATACAAAATAGAGGGAAGAACAGAAACTAGAGAACAACTTAAAAAAATGCCTCTCTTGATTCCTAAG GTACCACAGCAGAAGAAGGGCGATGAATGTGGATACGTTGTTCTCTGCTACGTAAGCTTGTTCGTAGAGTGTGCTCCTGAAAAATTCAGCACATCCAATGGCTACCCATATTTC ATGAATAAAGATTGGTTTACCGTTGAAGGACTCGAGTCTTTTTACAAAAGGCTCGATTCTGTTCCTCCCGTCTCAAATGATCACGACGATACTGCTTCAATGGATTCTGGTGCATGCGTTGAAACTATTTCTGCAGACAAGAGTCGTGGTAATGCGGTTATTTGTCTAGACTAG
- the LOC140988469 gene encoding uncharacterized protein isoform X2, with amino-acid sequence MKFGPFPKNFQKKRSARKRRVEFCSQESLFPGAGENSKGFTATRSRDQSNGGYNNMVKYYVRVMSSQCVSGELESLAGPEERELLGRHLPNLLSPRGPRSKGKVARKGGVPFSHNTNGNCGIGEVSAGRISNELKRTHASLKSRKRKNKKKDESGDSEEIIPSRIRCRGQARRALDSSNTGSTERTKLDSATFLHYFMHIWNDFSEEKLKSVAFFDPLWFNLYADERNRSMVLDWIKGIGIFLKKYVLVPIVLWSHWSLLIFCNLGECLDSENGTPCLLLLDSLHAIGPKRLEPLIRRLLSDIYKIEGRTETREQLKKMPLLIPKVPQQKKGDECGYVVLCYVSLFVECAPEKFSTSNGYPYFMNKDWFTVEGLESFYKRLDSVPPVSNDHDDTASMDSGACVETISADKSRGNAVICLD; translated from the exons ATGAAGTTTGGCCCTTTCCCGAAAAACTTCCAGAAGAAAAGGTCGGCAAGAAAGAGGCGTGTTGAGTTTTGTAGCCAAGAGTCCTTGTTTCCAG GCGCGGGAGAAAATTCTAAGGGTTTTACGGCGACCAGGAGCCGAGATCAAAGCAATG gtGGATACAACAACATGGTGAAGTATTATGTGCGAGTTATGTCAAGTCAATGTGTCTCTGGGGAGCTAGAAAGCCTCGCAGGACCTGAAGAAAGAGAGCTCCTCGGTAGACATTTACCGAATTTGTTATCCCCTCGAGGTCCAAGATCAAAAGGAAAAGTTGCAAGGAAGGGAGGAGTGCCATTTAGTCACAACACCA aCGGAAATTGTGGAATTGGAGAGGTTTCTGCCGGAAGAATATCCAATGAACTAAAGAGGACTCATGCATCTTTAAAGAGTCGGAAgaggaaaaataagaaaaaagatGAGTCGGGTGATTCTGAAGAAATTATTCCCAGTCGTATTCGTTGTCGTGGGCAAGCGAGGAGGGCTCTGGACAGCTCTAATACAGGATCCACTGAACGGACAAAGTTGGACTCTGCTACATTCCTTCACTACTTCAT GCATATATGGAATGATTTTTCTGAAGAAAAGTTGAAGTCTGTTGCATTTTTCGACCCTTTATGGTTTAATTTGTATGCTGATGAAAGAAATAGATCGATGGTTCTGGATTGGATCAAGGGAATCGGCATATTCTTGAAGAAATATGTTTTGGTTCCAATCGTACTCTG GTCTCATTGGAGTCTCTTGATCTTCTGCAACTTGGGCGAATGTCTAGATTCAGAAAATGGCACTCCTTGCTTGCTATTGCTGGATTCATTGCATGCAATAGGTCCTAAGCGACTTGAGCCTCTAATAAGAAG GCTCCTCTCCGACATATACAAAATAGAGGGAAGAACAGAAACTAGAGAACAACTTAAAAAAATGCCTCTCTTGATTCCTAAG GTACCACAGCAGAAGAAGGGCGATGAATGTGGATACGTTGTTCTCTGCTACGTAAGCTTGTTCGTAGAGTGTGCTCCTGAAAAATTCAGCACATCCAATGGCTACCCATATTTC ATGAATAAAGATTGGTTTACCGTTGAAGGACTCGAGTCTTTTTACAAAAGGCTCGATTCTGTTCCTCCCGTCTCAAATGATCACGACGATACTGCTTCAATGGATTCTGGTGCATGCGTTGAAACTATTTCTGCAGACAAGAGTCGTGGTAATGCGGTTATTTGTCTAGACTAG
- the LOC140988469 gene encoding probable ubiquitin-like-specific protease 2A isoform X5, with the protein MKFGPFPKNFQKKRSARKRRVEFCSQESLFPGGYNNMVKYYVRVMSSQCVSGELESLAGPEERELLDGNCGIGEVSAGRISNELKRTHASLKSRKRKNKKKDESGDSEEIIPSRIRCRGQARRALDSSNTGSTERTKLDSATFLHYFMHIWNDFSEEKLKSVAFFDPLWFNLYADERNRSMVLDWIKGIGIFLKKYVLVPIVLWSHWSLLIFCNLGECLDSENGTPCLLLLDSLHAIGPKRLEPLIRRLLSDIYKIEGRTETREQLKKMPLLIPKVPQQKKGDECGYVVLCYVSLFVECAPEKFSTSNGYPYFMNKDWFTVEGLESFYKRLDSVPPVSNDHDDTASMDSGACVETISADKSRGNAVICLD; encoded by the exons ATGAAGTTTGGCCCTTTCCCGAAAAACTTCCAGAAGAAAAGGTCGGCAAGAAAGAGGCGTGTTGAGTTTTGTAGCCAAGAGTCCTTGTTTCCAG gtGGATACAACAACATGGTGAAGTATTATGTGCGAGTTATGTCAAGTCAATGTGTCTCTGGGGAGCTAGAAAGCCTCGCAGGACCTGAAGAAAGAGAGCTCCTCG aCGGAAATTGTGGAATTGGAGAGGTTTCTGCCGGAAGAATATCCAATGAACTAAAGAGGACTCATGCATCTTTAAAGAGTCGGAAgaggaaaaataagaaaaaagatGAGTCGGGTGATTCTGAAGAAATTATTCCCAGTCGTATTCGTTGTCGTGGGCAAGCGAGGAGGGCTCTGGACAGCTCTAATACAGGATCCACTGAACGGACAAAGTTGGACTCTGCTACATTCCTTCACTACTTCAT GCATATATGGAATGATTTTTCTGAAGAAAAGTTGAAGTCTGTTGCATTTTTCGACCCTTTATGGTTTAATTTGTATGCTGATGAAAGAAATAGATCGATGGTTCTGGATTGGATCAAGGGAATCGGCATATTCTTGAAGAAATATGTTTTGGTTCCAATCGTACTCTG GTCTCATTGGAGTCTCTTGATCTTCTGCAACTTGGGCGAATGTCTAGATTCAGAAAATGGCACTCCTTGCTTGCTATTGCTGGATTCATTGCATGCAATAGGTCCTAAGCGACTTGAGCCTCTAATAAGAAG GCTCCTCTCCGACATATACAAAATAGAGGGAAGAACAGAAACTAGAGAACAACTTAAAAAAATGCCTCTCTTGATTCCTAAG GTACCACAGCAGAAGAAGGGCGATGAATGTGGATACGTTGTTCTCTGCTACGTAAGCTTGTTCGTAGAGTGTGCTCCTGAAAAATTCAGCACATCCAATGGCTACCCATATTTC ATGAATAAAGATTGGTTTACCGTTGAAGGACTCGAGTCTTTTTACAAAAGGCTCGATTCTGTTCCTCCCGTCTCAAATGATCACGACGATACTGCTTCAATGGATTCTGGTGCATGCGTTGAAACTATTTCTGCAGACAAGAGTCGTGGTAATGCGGTTATTTGTCTAGACTAG
- the LOC140988469 gene encoding uncharacterized protein isoform X4 — MKFGPFPKNFQKKRSARKRRVEFCSQESLFPGAGENSKGFTATRSRDQSNGGYNNMVKYYVRVMSSQCVSGELESLAGPEERELLDGNCGIGEVSAGRISNELKRTHASLKSRKRKNKKKDESGDSEEIIPSRIRCRGQARRALDSSNTGSTERTKLDSATFLHYFMHIWNDFSEEKLKSVAFFDPLWFNLYADERNRSMVLDWIKGIGIFLKKYVLVPIVLWSHWSLLIFCNLGECLDSENGTPCLLLLDSLHAIGPKRLEPLIRRLLSDIYKIEGRTETREQLKKMPLLIPKVPQQKKGDECGYVVLCYVSLFVECAPEKFSTSNGYPYFMNKDWFTVEGLESFYKRLDSVPPVSNDHDDTASMDSGACVETISADKSRGNAVICLD, encoded by the exons ATGAAGTTTGGCCCTTTCCCGAAAAACTTCCAGAAGAAAAGGTCGGCAAGAAAGAGGCGTGTTGAGTTTTGTAGCCAAGAGTCCTTGTTTCCAG GCGCGGGAGAAAATTCTAAGGGTTTTACGGCGACCAGGAGCCGAGATCAAAGCAATG gtGGATACAACAACATGGTGAAGTATTATGTGCGAGTTATGTCAAGTCAATGTGTCTCTGGGGAGCTAGAAAGCCTCGCAGGACCTGAAGAAAGAGAGCTCCTCG aCGGAAATTGTGGAATTGGAGAGGTTTCTGCCGGAAGAATATCCAATGAACTAAAGAGGACTCATGCATCTTTAAAGAGTCGGAAgaggaaaaataagaaaaaagatGAGTCGGGTGATTCTGAAGAAATTATTCCCAGTCGTATTCGTTGTCGTGGGCAAGCGAGGAGGGCTCTGGACAGCTCTAATACAGGATCCACTGAACGGACAAAGTTGGACTCTGCTACATTCCTTCACTACTTCAT GCATATATGGAATGATTTTTCTGAAGAAAAGTTGAAGTCTGTTGCATTTTTCGACCCTTTATGGTTTAATTTGTATGCTGATGAAAGAAATAGATCGATGGTTCTGGATTGGATCAAGGGAATCGGCATATTCTTGAAGAAATATGTTTTGGTTCCAATCGTACTCTG GTCTCATTGGAGTCTCTTGATCTTCTGCAACTTGGGCGAATGTCTAGATTCAGAAAATGGCACTCCTTGCTTGCTATTGCTGGATTCATTGCATGCAATAGGTCCTAAGCGACTTGAGCCTCTAATAAGAAG GCTCCTCTCCGACATATACAAAATAGAGGGAAGAACAGAAACTAGAGAACAACTTAAAAAAATGCCTCTCTTGATTCCTAAG GTACCACAGCAGAAGAAGGGCGATGAATGTGGATACGTTGTTCTCTGCTACGTAAGCTTGTTCGTAGAGTGTGCTCCTGAAAAATTCAGCACATCCAATGGCTACCCATATTTC ATGAATAAAGATTGGTTTACCGTTGAAGGACTCGAGTCTTTTTACAAAAGGCTCGATTCTGTTCCTCCCGTCTCAAATGATCACGACGATACTGCTTCAATGGATTCTGGTGCATGCGTTGAAACTATTTCTGCAGACAAGAGTCGTGGTAATGCGGTTATTTGTCTAGACTAG